The following proteins are co-located in the Planococcus plakortidis genome:
- a CDS encoding universal stress protein, with protein sequence MYKKILLAVDGSDHSLRAAKEAVKIAKGSGDSQITIVFVADHDNAKNDVLHSGSSAELDFQRRKKLQPVEEAIASESIKYRVEILHGTPGPTIVDFANKEAFDMLVIGSRGLNSLQEMVLGSVSHKVVKRANCPVLIVK encoded by the coding sequence ATGTACAAGAAAATCCTACTCGCTGTGGATGGTTCCGACCATTCACTCCGTGCAGCTAAGGAAGCTGTGAAAATAGCCAAAGGATCCGGCGATTCGCAGATCACGATCGTGTTTGTGGCGGATCATGACAATGCGAAAAATGATGTGCTGCACAGCGGCAGTTCCGCGGAGCTTGATTTCCAGCGCCGCAAGAAATTACAGCCAGTCGAAGAAGCGATTGCATCGGAAAGCATCAAATACCGCGTGGAGATCCTTCACGGGACACCAGGCCCGACAATTGTCGATTTTGCCAATAAAGAAGCGTTCGACATGCTCGTGATCGGCAGCCGGGGCTTGAATTCCCTGCAGGAAATGGTGCTCGGCAGCGTCAGCCATAAAGTGGTCAAACGCGCGAACTGCCCGGTATTGATCGTAAAATAA
- a CDS encoding MFS transporter produces the protein MKQAAPIHTPFYYGWVIVAISALSYFFSGPGQTFSNAIFIDYYIEEFGWSRSTVSGIYSAATLLAGFLIFMVGRLFDSQGARKMAALISSLLGLACLFNGLIANTFMLFVGFFFIRLLGQGSMSLTPKSLVPQWFIAKRGRALSLAALGAMVGSAVFPLLNVWLIETFGWRMAWLLLGASVLVIFTPLALLLIRNRPEDIGLRPDGEVVRAGETAGKSLSADISWTVKEAQKTRAFWLLLFCVATPALVNTGITFHLVSIFSQQSLTPEAAATVLSLMAVVGFPVTFLAGYLLDKIEVRWMLVALFAGEIIFILLLQQATVLSLAILFGVVWGIVSGIERVTLSIVWPNYYGRRYIGSINGIAMAVMVIGSALGPLPFGLFYDFLGGYDEALNFLLIIPALAIAASILAKPPMKEELRVGQ, from the coding sequence ATGAAACAGGCTGCGCCAATACATACGCCGTTTTATTACGGCTGGGTGATCGTCGCGATTTCGGCGTTGTCGTATTTCTTTTCGGGACCCGGCCAAACCTTTTCCAATGCCATTTTCATCGATTACTACATCGAAGAGTTCGGATGGAGCCGCTCGACCGTGTCGGGGATTTACTCTGCCGCTACATTGCTCGCAGGGTTCCTGATCTTTATGGTCGGCAGGCTGTTCGATAGCCAGGGAGCGCGCAAGATGGCGGCCCTCATCTCCAGTTTGCTGGGGCTCGCCTGTTTGTTTAACGGTTTAATCGCCAATACCTTCATGCTATTCGTCGGCTTTTTCTTCATCCGCCTGCTCGGGCAAGGTTCGATGTCGCTCACGCCGAAGTCGCTCGTGCCGCAATGGTTCATCGCCAAAAGGGGGCGCGCGCTCAGCCTCGCAGCACTCGGGGCGATGGTCGGCTCTGCTGTTTTTCCATTGCTTAATGTATGGCTGATCGAGACCTTCGGGTGGCGCATGGCGTGGCTGCTGCTTGGCGCGTCCGTGCTGGTCATTTTCACGCCGCTCGCGTTGTTGCTGATCCGCAACAGGCCGGAAGATATCGGCTTGCGTCCTGATGGGGAAGTGGTTCGCGCGGGGGAGACCGCAGGGAAGAGCTTATCGGCAGATATTAGCTGGACCGTGAAAGAAGCGCAGAAAACACGTGCCTTTTGGCTGTTGCTGTTTTGCGTGGCGACGCCTGCCTTGGTAAACACGGGCATCACTTTCCATTTGGTGTCGATTTTCTCACAACAATCGCTGACGCCTGAAGCTGCAGCGACCGTGCTCAGCTTGATGGCGGTCGTCGGTTTCCCGGTCACGTTTTTAGCCGGCTATTTGCTGGATAAAATCGAAGTGCGCTGGATGCTGGTGGCCTTGTTTGCAGGGGAGATCATTTTCATATTGCTGCTCCAGCAAGCGACGGTGCTGTCGCTTGCGATCCTGTTCGGCGTCGTCTGGGGAATCGTGTCGGGGATCGAACGGGTCACATTAAGCATTGTCTGGCCCAATTATTATGGGCGCCGTTATATCGGCAGCATCAATGGCATCGCCATGGCGGTCATGGTCATCGGTTCTGCCTTAGGGCCTTTGCCGTTCGGCTTGTTTTACGATTTCCTTGGCGGGTACGATGAAGCATTAAACTTCCTGCTCATCATCCCGGCTTTAGCGATCGCCGCCTCCATCCTGGCCAAACCGCCCATGAAAGAAGAATTGAGAGTGGGACAATAG
- a CDS encoding recombinase family protein, with protein sequence MRIGYARAIEEDIECQKQRTLFEEFGCDVIHIEPHSSPKQRQELERMIEAVGPGDRIIVMNLHVLADSTRQLVDLVEALEEKTAFLHAVKENIDTAKGTSFSFLEIAKSIAEFQSDSISAKTKAGLSEAKQKGVHAGRPRKPDANVKKAIEMYKSKSYSLAEIKEQTGISKSTLYRYLEN encoded by the coding sequence GTGCGAATCGGTTACGCGAGAGCTATTGAAGAAGATATAGAGTGCCAAAAACAGCGGACCCTCTTTGAAGAGTTCGGCTGCGATGTAATCCATATAGAACCCCATAGTTCCCCGAAACAACGGCAGGAGCTCGAGCGGATGATCGAAGCCGTGGGGCCTGGAGACCGCATCATCGTAATGAACCTCCACGTCCTTGCCGATTCAACCCGCCAATTGGTGGACCTGGTTGAGGCGCTCGAAGAAAAGACCGCTTTCCTCCATGCCGTTAAAGAAAACATCGATACCGCGAAAGGCACGTCGTTTTCATTTTTGGAAATCGCGAAATCCATCGCTGAATTCCAGAGCGATTCCATCAGCGCGAAGACCAAAGCAGGCTTATCGGAAGCCAAGCAAAAAGGCGTGCACGCCGGTCGCCCGCGCAAGCCCGATGCCAACGTCAAAAAAGCGATCGAGATGTATAAAAGCAAATCCTATAGCTTGGCCGAGATCAAGGAACAGACTGGCATCAGCAAATCCACTCTGTATCGTTATTTGGAGAATTAA
- a CDS encoding SulP family inorganic anion transporter, producing the protein MKQSLKTQWFGNIRGDILSGILVAIALIPEAIAFSIIAGVDPMVGLYASFSIAVIIAFVGGRPGMISAATGAMALLMVPLVRDHGLEYLLAATILTGVIQILFGVFKVARVMKFIPRAVMIGFVNALAILIFMAQVPHFLGINTMTYVFVAVTLAIIYIVPRFFKAIPSPLIALVVLTAVTIYSGFDLRTVGDLGIISQTLPRFLLPDVPFNLETLAIIFPYSLALAIVGLLESLLTANIVDDMTDTTSDKNKEARGQGIANFVTGFFGGMAGCAMIGQSVINVKSGGRGRLSALVAGTFLMFLIIVLGNVVVQIPMPVLVGIMIMVSIGTFDWASFTYLKKAPKTDSIVMLATVAIVVYTHDLSIGVLAGVLLSAIFFVSKISKIKVEKRLLDARQYRVEGQLFFASVEDFLEKFDFDVEREKVIIDFTDAHIWDDSGVGAVDRVVLKFRENANEVEVTGLDAGSQKLIDQLAIFRSSNAKLPTH; encoded by the coding sequence GTGAAACAAAGTCTTAAAACCCAATGGTTCGGGAATATCCGCGGTGATATTTTGTCGGGGATTCTCGTCGCCATTGCGCTTATTCCGGAAGCCATCGCCTTCTCCATCATTGCAGGAGTCGATCCGATGGTCGGCCTGTACGCTTCCTTCAGCATCGCGGTCATCATCGCTTTCGTCGGCGGCCGTCCCGGCATGATTTCAGCCGCTACCGGCGCTATGGCGCTATTGATGGTGCCGCTTGTCCGTGATCATGGGCTGGAATATTTGCTTGCCGCGACGATTTTGACCGGGGTCATCCAGATCCTGTTCGGCGTCTTCAAAGTCGCTAGAGTCATGAAATTTATCCCGCGTGCGGTCATGATCGGCTTTGTCAATGCACTGGCCATCCTGATTTTCATGGCACAGGTGCCGCATTTTCTAGGCATCAACACGATGACTTATGTGTTTGTGGCCGTCACGTTGGCCATCATCTATATCGTCCCGCGCTTTTTCAAAGCCATTCCGTCACCGCTCATTGCGCTGGTGGTATTGACTGCCGTCACAATCTATTCCGGTTTCGATTTGCGCACTGTAGGGGACCTTGGCATAATCAGCCAGACGCTCCCAAGGTTCCTGTTGCCGGATGTGCCATTTAATTTAGAAACATTGGCCATCATCTTCCCGTACTCACTTGCACTGGCGATTGTCGGCTTGCTTGAATCGCTCCTGACGGCCAATATCGTCGATGACATGACCGACACGACAAGCGACAAGAACAAAGAAGCCAGAGGGCAGGGGATTGCCAACTTCGTCACCGGTTTCTTCGGCGGCATGGCGGGGTGTGCGATGATCGGCCAATCGGTCATCAATGTCAAATCAGGTGGCCGCGGCCGCTTGTCGGCACTTGTTGCCGGCACTTTCCTGATGTTCTTGATCATCGTTCTTGGCAATGTTGTCGTGCAGATCCCGATGCCGGTACTGGTCGGCATCATGATCATGGTATCGATCGGCACATTCGATTGGGCTTCATTCACTTATTTGAAAAAAGCACCGAAAACCGATTCGATCGTTATGCTGGCGACTGTCGCAATCGTTGTCTATACGCACGATTTATCGATTGGTGTATTGGCCGGTGTCCTGCTAAGTGCGATCTTCTTCGTCTCGAAGATTTCCAAGATCAAAGTGGAAAAACGTTTGCTCGATGCGAGGCAATACCGCGTCGAAGGCCAATTGTTCTTCGCGTCGGTCGAGGATTTCCTGGAGAAATTCGATTTCGATGTCGAACGTGAGAAAGTGATCATCGATTTCACGGATGCCCATATTTGGGACGATTCCGGCGTCGGCGCCGTCGACCGGGTCGTGCTGAAGTTCCGCGAGAACGCCAATGAAGTGGAAGTGACCGGCCTGGATGCCGGAAGCCAGAAACTGATCGATCAATTGGCGATCTTCAGAAGCTCGAATGCAAAATTGCCGACCCATTGA
- a CDS encoding siderophore ABC transporter substrate-binding protein has product MKKWITAILVLMMFAVLAACGAEEEATDSQTADAQTTEAETMTVTHELGETEVPKNPEKVVVFDFGILDTLDQLGVESVAGVAQGNIPTYLEQYEDTEKYENIGTLKEADFEAIHAMDPDLIIISGRQAEMYNEFSDIAPTIHLGVDTTDYMNSFTTNMETVGEIFGKQAEVEEELAAINEQIEGIKEKTASSDEKGLIVLANEGKVSAYGAASRFGIIHDVFGVKQADEGIEASTHGQSITYEYILDTNPDIMFVVDRNAAVGNDASAKDSLENELVQKTNAYQNDKIIYLDPDYWYLSGGGLQSVSEMVNAIESAL; this is encoded by the coding sequence ATGAAGAAATGGATAACGGCAATTTTAGTGTTGATGATGTTTGCGGTTCTTGCAGCATGCGGTGCAGAGGAAGAGGCGACAGATAGCCAAACGGCAGATGCGCAAACGACGGAGGCGGAAACGATGACCGTGACGCACGAACTCGGCGAGACGGAAGTGCCGAAAAACCCGGAAAAAGTCGTGGTGTTCGATTTTGGGATCTTGGATACACTGGATCAATTGGGCGTAGAGTCTGTTGCAGGCGTGGCACAAGGGAATATTCCTACATACTTGGAACAATATGAAGATACGGAGAAATATGAAAACATCGGCACATTGAAAGAAGCGGATTTTGAAGCGATCCACGCCATGGACCCGGACTTGATCATCATTTCCGGCCGCCAAGCGGAAATGTATAACGAGTTCAGCGATATTGCACCGACAATCCACTTAGGCGTGGACACAACGGATTACATGAATTCGTTCACGACAAATATGGAAACGGTCGGGGAGATTTTCGGCAAACAAGCGGAAGTTGAAGAAGAGCTTGCAGCCATCAACGAGCAAATCGAAGGCATCAAAGAGAAAACAGCAAGTTCCGATGAAAAAGGCTTGATCGTCCTGGCCAATGAAGGAAAAGTCAGCGCATACGGAGCCGCTTCGCGCTTCGGCATCATCCACGATGTGTTCGGCGTGAAACAGGCGGACGAAGGTATTGAAGCTTCGACTCACGGCCAAAGCATCACGTATGAATACATCCTTGATACGAACCCGGACATAATGTTCGTCGTCGACCGCAATGCAGCAGTAGGCAATGATGCAAGCGCGAAAGATTCGTTGGAAAACGAATTGGTCCAGAAAACGAACGCTTACCAAAATGATAAGATCATTTACTTGGATCCGGACTATTGGTACTTGTCTGGCGGCGGGCTGCAGTCTGTCAGCGAAATGGTCAATGCCATCGAATCGGCACTTTAA
- a CDS encoding alpha/beta hydrolase, translated as MANDFDVLPGAEPYISEGEKTGILISHGFTGTTQSMRPLAEAFANEGYSVYAPRLKGHGTHYEDMEMSTYQDWIASVEEAYAWLSERCDKIFVAGLSMGGTLALYMAENHPEIRAISLINAAVEVPDMEGVKELQDVRFLDAIGSDIKKPGITELAYEKTPVASVKEILSFMELVRKNLSAIHCPALLFVSPEDHVVPPANSKFIFDHISSVEKDLIEMPDSYHVATLDHDQQRIIEGTLAFFRKHE; from the coding sequence ATGGCAAATGATTTCGATGTGCTTCCCGGCGCAGAACCGTACATTTCAGAAGGCGAAAAAACGGGAATCCTTATCTCGCATGGATTTACCGGCACTACACAGAGCATGCGCCCGCTTGCCGAGGCTTTCGCGAACGAAGGCTATAGCGTCTATGCCCCGCGTCTTAAAGGGCATGGCACACATTATGAAGATATGGAGATGAGCACGTATCAGGATTGGATCGCTTCTGTCGAGGAAGCTTACGCTTGGCTGTCGGAGCGCTGCGACAAGATATTTGTCGCCGGCTTATCGATGGGCGGCACACTCGCGCTTTATATGGCAGAAAACCATCCGGAGATCCGCGCGATTTCCTTGATCAATGCCGCCGTCGAAGTCCCGGACATGGAAGGCGTCAAAGAATTGCAGGATGTGCGCTTTTTGGACGCCATCGGATCCGATATCAAAAAGCCCGGCATCACCGAGCTTGCCTATGAGAAGACACCGGTCGCTTCCGTAAAGGAGATCCTATCTTTCATGGAGCTGGTCCGCAAAAACCTTTCGGCCATCCATTGCCCGGCCTTGCTGTTCGTCTCGCCGGAAGACCATGTCGTTCCGCCGGCCAATTCAAAATTCATTTTCGATCATATTTCGTCTGTGGAAAAAGACCTCATTGAAATGCCGGACAGCTATCACGTGGCGACGCTCGACCATGACCAACAACGGATCATCGAGGGCACGCTTGCCTTTTTCCGCAAACACGAATAA
- a CDS encoding PaaI family thioesterase: MQKVQEYTQLIEQFEDGPYFQLLGFEIDGVEYGKASMRLKKKTENDNMQNMLHGGAIMSGIDIVMGLASRSLGSDAVSTIQMEVRFIKSLAEGTAIFRAELLHQTNSTAILTGRVISDRDELLAYSTGTFKL, encoded by the coding sequence GTGCAAAAAGTACAGGAATATACGCAATTGATCGAGCAGTTCGAGGACGGCCCTTATTTCCAGCTGCTCGGTTTTGAAATCGATGGGGTGGAGTACGGCAAGGCATCCATGCGCTTGAAGAAAAAAACCGAAAATGACAATATGCAAAATATGCTGCACGGCGGTGCCATCATGTCGGGGATCGATATTGTCATGGGCCTTGCTTCGCGCTCACTTGGGAGCGATGCGGTTTCAACGATTCAAATGGAAGTCCGCTTCATCAAAAGCTTGGCGGAGGGAACGGCCATTTTCCGCGCCGAACTGCTGCATCAGACAAACAGTACGGCGATCCTGACAGGGCGGGTCATCAGCGACCGGGATGAATTATTGGCTTATAGCACGGGCACGTTCAAATTATAA
- a CDS encoding MarR family winged helix-turn-helix transcriptional regulator produces the protein MEFSNQNLKAVTVLIRAADAVHDAIKRDVAGYGLNATEFSVLELLYHQGRQPIQAIGKRVLIASSSITYVVDKLEQKGYVEREACKEDRRVTYALLTDSGQELMKRIFPEHEQQMDKVFARLEQQEVMELIEKLKKVGYEAQDSNKAEDKILKDKERYA, from the coding sequence ATGGAGTTCTCCAACCAGAACCTGAAAGCTGTGACGGTTTTGATTCGCGCCGCAGATGCTGTGCATGATGCCATCAAACGCGACGTGGCGGGATACGGGTTGAATGCGACGGAATTCTCGGTGCTCGAATTGCTCTATCACCAAGGCCGGCAGCCGATACAGGCGATTGGCAAGCGGGTGTTGATTGCGAGCAGCAGCATTACCTATGTTGTCGATAAGCTGGAGCAAAAAGGCTATGTCGAACGGGAGGCGTGCAAAGAAGACCGGCGTGTGACGTATGCGCTTTTGACGGACAGTGGCCAGGAATTGATGAAGCGGATTTTCCCCGAGCATGAACAGCAGATGGACAAAGTGTTTGCCCGGCTTGAACAACAGGAAGTAATGGAATTGATTGAGAAGTTGAAGAAAGTCGGTTACGAAGCGCAAGACAGCAATAAAGCAGAAGATAAAATACTTAAGGACAAGGAGCGGTATGCATGA
- a CDS encoding ring-cleaving dioxygenase → MNELKGIHHVTAITSSAEKNYEFFTYVLGMRLVKKTVNQDDIQTYHLFFADDKGSAGTDMTFFDFPGIPKGTHGTNEIYKTAFRVPSDEALSYWEKRFDKYEVQHDAITEQFGVKTLSFADFDDQQYMLVSDENNKGVQAGTPWQDGPVPLEFAITGLGPIHIRIGQFDYLKEVLEKAMHMREIADEGSLHLFEMGEGGNGAQVIVEHNSDLPSGQQGFGTVHHAAFRVADRDALNEWIGHMQEIGFSTSGYVDRFFFESLYARVAPGLLFEWATDGPGFMGDEPYETLGEKLSLPPFLEPKREQIESMVRPIDTVRSTKKIEKEYL, encoded by the coding sequence ATGAATGAATTGAAAGGGATCCACCACGTAACGGCGATCACGAGCAGCGCCGAAAAAAACTATGAATTTTTCACGTATGTATTGGGCATGAGGCTGGTCAAGAAGACGGTGAACCAAGACGATATCCAAACCTATCACTTGTTTTTCGCAGACGATAAAGGTTCAGCCGGGACGGATATGACGTTCTTCGATTTCCCGGGCATCCCGAAAGGAACACACGGCACGAATGAAATTTACAAAACGGCTTTCCGCGTGCCATCGGACGAAGCGCTCAGCTACTGGGAAAAACGCTTTGATAAATATGAAGTGCAGCATGATGCGATTACCGAACAATTCGGCGTCAAGACTTTGTCGTTCGCGGATTTCGATGACCAGCAGTATATGCTTGTATCGGATGAGAACAATAAAGGCGTCCAAGCCGGCACGCCATGGCAGGATGGGCCGGTCCCGCTTGAATTTGCCATCACCGGGCTTGGCCCTATCCACATCCGTATCGGCCAATTCGATTACTTGAAAGAAGTCCTCGAAAAAGCGATGCATATGCGCGAGATCGCCGATGAAGGGTCGCTTCACCTATTCGAGATGGGCGAAGGCGGCAACGGGGCGCAAGTGATCGTCGAGCACAATAGTGATTTGCCGTCCGGCCAACAAGGATTCGGCACAGTGCATCATGCTGCATTCCGTGTGGCGGATCGCGATGCATTGAATGAGTGGATCGGCCATATGCAGGAAATCGGATTCTCGACTTCGGGCTATGTCGACCGCTTCTTCTTCGAATCGCTATATGCACGGGTGGCACCTGGCCTATTGTTCGAATGGGCGACGGATGGCCCGGGCTTCATGGGCGACGAGCCGTATGAAACCTTGGGCGAGAAACTTTCCTTGCCCCCATTTTTGGAACCGAAGCGTGAACAGATCGAAAGCATGGTGCGGCCGATCGATACAGTTCGCAGCACGAAGAAAATCGAAAAAGAATACCTATAG
- a CDS encoding TIGR04104 family putative zinc finger protein yields the protein MMPKCENCGVLWTWAQTVCRLCTLGEGMKCPSCREEQFVTMESRKKTSLFVFAAPLLMFISVAFGINPFASLALFLASFLIILGIYPFVIELTDERGPMW from the coding sequence ATGATGCCGAAATGCGAAAATTGCGGTGTGTTGTGGACGTGGGCGCAGACCGTATGCAGGCTATGCACACTCGGGGAGGGGATGAAGTGCCCCTCATGCCGCGAGGAACAATTCGTCACGATGGAATCCAGGAAAAAAACCAGTTTATTTGTCTTCGCAGCCCCTCTTCTCATGTTCATCTCGGTCGCTTTCGGCATCAATCCGTTTGCTTCCCTCGCCTTATTCCTGGCATCCTTTCTCATCATTTTAGGCATTTATCCGTTCGTGATCGAATTGACGGATGAACGCGGGCCGATGTGGTGA
- the ribE gene encoding riboflavin synthase produces the protein MFTGIIEETGELAGIKRGASSMELAIRAKVVLEETKIGDSISVEGVCLTVTSLASDRFTVDVMPETFRGTTLSSLGPASPVNLERAMAANGRFGGHLVAGHIDGVGKILRKRPQENALYIDIAAPPELLAQSIVKGSVAIDGISLTIFELSENHLTVSLIPHTAGETTLGGKKMGDSVNLETDMFGKYVQRFMEHAPKQPMNADYLRRNGF, from the coding sequence ATGTTTACAGGGATTATCGAAGAAACCGGAGAGCTCGCAGGCATTAAGCGTGGGGCGTCCAGCATGGAACTGGCGATACGCGCAAAGGTCGTCCTTGAAGAAACGAAAATCGGCGACAGCATTTCCGTGGAAGGCGTATGCCTGACGGTCACTTCATTAGCGAGCGACCGTTTCACGGTGGATGTCATGCCGGAAACATTTCGCGGCACGACCCTTTCTTCTTTAGGCCCAGCGAGTCCCGTGAATCTCGAGCGGGCGATGGCAGCGAATGGCCGCTTCGGCGGGCATCTCGTCGCTGGCCATATCGATGGGGTCGGCAAGATCCTGCGCAAGCGTCCCCAGGAAAATGCGCTATATATCGATATAGCAGCCCCTCCTGAATTGCTTGCGCAGTCGATCGTCAAAGGATCCGTCGCGATCGACGGCATCAGCTTGACGATCTTTGAACTCAGCGAAAACCATTTGACCGTTTCACTCATCCCGCATACGGCCGGAGAAACGACTTTAGGCGGTAAAAAGATGGGTGATTCGGTCAATCTCGAAACCGATATGTTCGGTAAGTATGTACAGCGTTTCATGGAGCATGCGCCAAAACAACCGATGAACGCCGATTACTTGCGGCGCAACGGATTTTAA
- a CDS encoding bifunctional 3,4-dihydroxy-2-butanone-4-phosphate synthase/GTP cyclohydrolase II, translated as MLNTIEEAVKDLQAGKVIILVDDESRENEGDFVCLAEHATPENINFMATHGRGLICTPVSPDIALRLKLDQMVSHNTDHHETAFTVSIDHKDAKTGISAFERSDTILQMLNTKAVPQDFKRPGHVFPLVAKSGGVFQRQGHTEASVDLARLSGSEPAAVICEIMNPDGSMSRMPELEKLADDFDLKLITIEDLYAYRAEKDPLINRESSVHMPTDFGEFRMVGYSNRLDTEEHVAIVKGDPAAEEAPIVRIHSECLTGDIFHSRRCDCGAQLTKSLELIEQAGAGIVLYMRQEGRGIGLLNKLKAYELQEQGLDTVEANEQLGFPAEMRDYTLCALMLKDLGVSRVRLLTNNPAKTDALIEYGIEVEERLALVIPPTEDNTQYMKTKKQRMHHLID; from the coding sequence ATGCTAAACACAATCGAAGAAGCAGTAAAGGATTTGCAGGCAGGAAAAGTCATTATTCTGGTAGACGATGAATCAAGGGAAAACGAAGGCGACTTTGTGTGCCTTGCAGAACATGCAACGCCTGAAAATATCAATTTCATGGCCACGCATGGCAGGGGGCTCATCTGCACGCCGGTCTCGCCGGATATCGCCTTGCGCCTGAAACTCGACCAAATGGTCAGCCACAATACCGATCATCACGAAACGGCATTTACCGTCAGCATCGACCATAAAGATGCCAAGACCGGCATCAGCGCTTTTGAACGGTCGGACACCATTTTGCAGATGCTTAATACGAAAGCCGTACCGCAGGATTTCAAAAGGCCTGGTCATGTCTTCCCGCTGGTCGCAAAATCAGGGGGCGTCTTCCAACGCCAAGGCCATACGGAGGCGTCAGTTGATTTGGCGCGTCTCAGCGGAAGCGAACCCGCAGCGGTCATTTGTGAAATCATGAATCCGGACGGCTCGATGTCGCGCATGCCCGAATTGGAGAAGCTGGCGGATGATTTCGATTTGAAACTCATTACGATCGAAGATCTGTATGCATATCGGGCGGAGAAAGACCCGCTGATCAATCGCGAGTCGAGCGTCCACATGCCGACTGATTTCGGCGAGTTCCGCATGGTCGGCTATTCCAACCGGCTCGACACGGAAGAGCATGTCGCCATCGTCAAAGGCGACCCCGCAGCGGAAGAAGCGCCGATTGTGCGTATCCACTCGGAATGCTTGACCGGCGATATCTTCCACTCGCGCCGCTGTGATTGCGGGGCGCAGCTTACGAAATCGCTCGAATTGATCGAACAGGCAGGTGCGGGCATCGTCCTTTATATGAGGCAGGAAGGGCGCGGCATCGGCTTATTGAACAAGCTGAAAGCCTATGAGCTGCAGGAACAGGGCTTGGATACCGTCGAAGCCAATGAGCAGCTGGGCTTCCCGGCGGAAATGCGCGATTATACATTATGCGCATTGATGCTGAAAGATTTGGGCGTGTCGCGCGTCAGGCTGCTGACGAACAACCCAGCCAAGACAGACGCGCTGATCGAATACGGCATTGAAGTGGAAGAACGGCTTGCGCTCGTCATCCCGCCGACGGAAGACAATACACAATACATGAAAACGAAAAAACAGCGGATGCATCACCTAATCGACTAA
- the ribE gene encoding 6,7-dimethyl-8-ribityllumazine synthase: METVYEANLIGSDLKIGIVTGRFNDFITSRLLDGAVDGLVRHGVNKENIDTAWVPGAFELPLVAKKMAETKKYDAVIALGTVIRGSTTHYDYVCNEAAKGIAQAGMSTGVPVIFGVLTTETIEQAIERAGTKAGNKGFEAAVSAVEMGNLMKAFD, encoded by the coding sequence ATGGAAACAGTTTACGAAGCGAATTTAATCGGATCGGATTTAAAAATCGGGATCGTCACAGGCAGGTTCAATGACTTCATCACATCGCGCCTATTGGACGGCGCAGTGGATGGTCTGGTGCGCCATGGCGTAAATAAGGAAAACATCGACACTGCTTGGGTGCCGGGGGCATTCGAATTGCCGCTGGTCGCGAAGAAAATGGCAGAAACGAAAAAATACGACGCGGTCATTGCGCTCGGCACTGTCATCCGCGGCTCCACGACCCATTATGATTATGTCTGCAACGAAGCGGCAAAAGGCATCGCGCAAGCCGGCATGTCGACGGGCGTCCCGGTCATCTTCGGCGTGCTGACGACGGAAACGATCGAACAAGCCATTGAACGCGCTGGCACAAAAGCTGGAAACAAAGGCTTCGAAGCGGCGGTCTCCGCTGTGGAAATGGGCAATTTGATGAAGGCATTCGACTGA
- a CDS encoding DUF4212 domain-containing protein: MRKIDKKQADAYFRTRTTLVTIYLLIGFSASFGVVMFAEELSGFSVNGMPFHYFMGAQGAVLTFIILLFINAIINDRIDKKFGLDQDQRDKE, from the coding sequence TTGAGGAAGATCGATAAAAAACAAGCGGATGCGTATTTCCGGACCCGGACCACGTTGGTCACCATCTATTTATTGATCGGCTTTTCGGCATCTTTCGGCGTTGTCATGTTCGCGGAGGAATTGTCGGGATTCAGCGTCAATGGCATGCCTTTCCATTATTTCATGGGGGCGCAAGGGGCGGTATTGACCTTCATCATCCTGCTATTCATTAACGCCATCATCAATGACCGGATCGACAAGAAATTTGGCTTGGACCAGGACCAGCGGGATAAGGAATAG